The Alkaliphilus flagellatus genome includes a window with the following:
- a CDS encoding dicarboxylate/amino acid:cation symporter → MKLTTKILLGLLAGIIVGLLFTGSPELIKTFVAPIGTLFLNLIKMIIVPLVFSSLIVGAASTGDAKTLGRIGGKTMVYYLLTTAIAIVIGLFLGGVLQPGAGLTIPVGVEVAQQEAPSLVDTFLNIIPSNPLKGLVEGNMLQIITFALFLGIGLTSLPEEKGRPFLNFFDSLAEIMYKITAFIMELAPYGVFGLMAPVVASNGPAVLLPLIKVIAAVYIGCIVHALVVYAPAVKLLGKMNPITFFKGVMPAAVTAFTTSSSSGTLPITIKSVKENLGVSDKIASFVLPLGATINMDGTALYQGVCALFVAQAYGITLTMPQLVTIVLTATLGSIGTAGVPGAGMIMLTIVLNSVGLPLEGIALIAGIDRVLDMARTCINVVGDTSAAVVVAASENEIDVPCSNIV, encoded by the coding sequence TTGAAATTAACAACAAAAATCTTATTAGGTTTATTAGCTGGTATTATTGTTGGCTTATTATTTACTGGAAGTCCTGAACTAATAAAAACCTTTGTTGCTCCGATAGGAACATTATTTTTAAACCTTATTAAAATGATTATAGTACCGCTTGTTTTCTCATCTCTAATAGTAGGGGCTGCAAGTACAGGAGATGCAAAAACTTTAGGAAGAATAGGTGGTAAAACTATGGTATATTACTTATTAACAACTGCTATTGCCATAGTTATAGGGTTGTTTTTAGGAGGAGTACTTCAGCCAGGAGCTGGACTTACTATACCAGTAGGAGTTGAAGTGGCTCAGCAAGAAGCACCATCACTTGTAGATACTTTTCTTAATATTATACCGTCAAATCCGCTGAAAGGTTTAGTAGAAGGAAATATGCTACAAATTATAACATTTGCATTATTTCTTGGAATAGGTTTAACTAGTTTACCAGAAGAAAAAGGAAGACCATTTCTTAATTTCTTTGATAGTCTAGCTGAAATTATGTACAAAATAACAGCTTTTATTATGGAACTCGCACCTTATGGTGTGTTTGGTCTTATGGCACCAGTTGTAGCTAGCAACGGTCCAGCGGTTTTACTACCACTTATTAAAGTAATTGCTGCCGTTTATATAGGATGTATAGTGCATGCATTAGTTGTATATGCACCAGCAGTAAAACTGCTTGGTAAAATGAATCCTATTACTTTCTTCAAAGGGGTTATGCCAGCTGCTGTTACAGCTTTCACAACAAGTAGTAGTTCAGGAACATTGCCTATAACTATAAAATCTGTTAAAGAAAACCTTGGAGTATCTGATAAAATAGCAAGTTTTGTTCTTCCACTTGGTGCTACAATAAATATGGATGGAACTGCACTCTATCAAGGAGTTTGCGCTTTATTTGTTGCTCAAGCATATGGGATTACTTTGACTATGCCTCAGTTAGTAACAATAGTTCTTACTGCTACATTAGGCTCAATCGGTACTGCAGGAGTACCTGGAGCTGGAATGATTATGCTAACGATAGTTCTTAACTCTGTAGGATTGCCACTGGAGGGTATTGCTTTAATAGCTGGTATCGATAGAGTTTTAGATATGGCAAGAACTTGTATAAATGTTGTTGGAGACACTTCGGCTGCAGTTGTAGTAGCTGCATCTGAGAATGAAATAGATGTGCC